The Vampirovibrio chlorellavorus genomic sequence TAATATGCAATCTAACACCCATGCGGCGGTGAGCGCCATTGAGCAGATTCTGGTGATTATTTCTGAGATCAACCATATTAATTCCACCATTGCCAGTGCCGTGGAGGAACAGACCGCCACCGTGAACGAGATCACCCGGAGCGTGGCAGGAGCCGCCCGATCGGCTGGTGAGGTGACCCGCAATGTGCAAGAGGTGGCTGAAACCACTGCCAATGTGGCCATCAAGATCAACGAGGCCGACCAGGGTGTTAGCCTGATTGCCACCAATATCGCAGAACTGGCCCAGGGGACCAATGAAATTGCCAAAGGCGCTGGTAGTGCGGCGACTGGTACGGCACAGATGGCTGAAAAAGTGGAACAGGTCAACCATACCAGTGTTTCTACTGAAAAAGGAGCCATCAATGTTCAGACCACGGCACAAGACCTGTCCGAGCTGGCTGGTCGCTTGCGAGTGGTGGTAGAGCGTTTTAAAGTGGCCGTTTAGGGGTAAAATACCCTTGTGTGAGAATGGAAAGTGAAACCACGGTTACAAAACCGCAAGAATGGTCAATTCTACTTTTTTCCCTGTTTTTATATCAGTATGATGTCATTTGAGGCCCCATTGAGGGATAGATTTCAAATGGATGTGTTTCAAAAAGGAGAGACTATGAGAGTTTTGAGCCTGTCCCTGGTAATGGCCGCCGTGCTGGTGAACGCTGGCGTTCTGGCCCAGGCGGAATCCACTGTGGATGCGTCATTGAAGTCGGATTATTCCTATGTTGACCTGTCCACGACGGGCAAGGAAGAGAGTAGCGCTTTGCTGATGGTGCAGCCCGATACTGCCAAAGAGACCAAAACCACCGAGGCCAGCGATAAACCTCAGGCTTCTCAATGTTTTGCGGCCAACAAGCAGTTTGTACATTGCTTGCGCTAGACTTCGCTGGCTTTTTGGCTTCATATTTTTAAAAATCTCTGGAAAAGAGGGGCACTCCCATTGGGAACGCCCCTCTTTTCGGGTTTTCCGGGTATCGATTGGCTTGCTTATTCCAGCGTGGAACCGTTCAGCGATTGCTGGCTGGCATCGGCGGCAGAGGGTTGAGCTTCTACCTCTGTTGTTGGCGTGCTTTCCTCCGGGGCCTCTGGGGATGCCGGGCTTGTGGTGGCTGGCTCTGAAGTGGGGCCCGGAGCCGCTTTGGGCGAGGTCTGTGTTTCGGCGGCAATGGCCAGGCTCATCATCTGGTTTACGGAACTCAGCAACTTGCTGGCCTGAGCGCTAAACAGACCGGGCTCAACCTGCATTTCGTATTCTCGTACCTTGCGCACTTTAATGGCTGAAGATACGCCCATCTGGCGCATGGCCATATTGGCAGCGAAGCCCAGAGCCTGGGCCCCGAAGTTTTGACCATCAAAACGCACCAGTCCAACGGGGTCCACGTTTTGAACCGGCTTTTTCAGGACGAAGTTCAGCTGGTAGTTGGCGCTGTAGGCGGTTTGGTTCTCACCAACCCGGGTGAAAAACCGGACATGGCTGCCGGGGCTAATGGACAGGCCGAAGGTGGAGTCCTTGGCGCTGCTGCCAAAGGGGTTCCCGGGAAGATAGCCGCCGATGGCCTTCAGTTTTTTAAAGTCCACATAGTAGGTGACGGCGATGGGAGTGAAATCGGAGAAATCCTGATAGGCTCGGCTCTTGGCTTTGGTTTCCCCGTTCTGGGCAAAACCGGCCCCGATTTGCTTCATGCCATCCACAAAGCTGGGTTTGGCGCCCGCAAAAATATCGCTGTTGACGTCCAGCCGCTCCAGCGGGAACCCTTGGGGAACCACAGACCACACCGTGTTCTTGCCGAATTTGGTGGCCCGTTGCGTGTTGCTGGTCAGGTCATCGTTGTGTTTGCCCCGGGTCAGGGTTTCCTGAACGAAGGCCTGATAGTTGGCGCTGTTGGCGATTTGCTCCTGGGGGACGAGTTCAAAACCCTGCTGGGCCAGTCGCTCCTGAAATTCCCGGTACATGGCCTCGGTGATTTGTTGACGCACCTCGGGTGTGATGTTTTTGACCTCAAGCTCCCAGCGGTTATCGCTCCAGTTTCCGGTTCGAATCCCGTTCAGGGTGCTGCCATTGGTCTGTTCCACCACCACTTCGGAAAATACCACGTGAAAGCCCACGATCCCGACCCGGTGGACGCCATTGACCGACTCCTTGCGGGAAAATGTACTGGTTTTTGGACTTTTGGTGTCCACGTATTCTTTGGTTACAGCCACAGGCTGTTGTTCCAGGGCCTGAAAATCAAAGGGGGTGATAAACTCACGGGCCTGAGCGGGCAGAGATGAGCAGATGACGGTTCCGGCCAGCAGCAGACTGAGAAGCGGCGAAGTAGAACGGGAAAAACGCATGGGGATTGTTCCTATGTTATCAAGACAAGACTTTGCAATACGCAATACACAGTTGTGTTTTAACTATAAAATAAACAAGTTGCTTTGGCGACTGTGGTCCGGAATGGCGATGGTGGGGTTAGTCGGGTTGACCGGAGAGCAGTTCGATTTCATACCCGTCCGGGTCTTCAATAAAGGCCATGGACCGTCCGTTGGGCATGGTCGTGCATTCTTCGGTAATCTTAACGCCTTCCGCGCGCATTTGTTCAAGGGCATCCGGGACGTTGTCTACCTGAAAGGCCAGATGGAAAATATCTTCTGGTAATTGAAAGTCTGGGTCCCAGGGTAAATAGGCCAGTTCCAGTTCGGTCGGGGAGCCCGGCACCTGCATAAATGCCAACTGGCTCCCTCGGGGGGATGTCTTTCGCCCGCGGCAGGTCATATTGAAGTAACGGCTGTAAAAAGCGATGGCCCGCTCAATGTCCCGAACTTTCAGGCGAGTGTGTAAAAACATGCGTGCCTCTTTCCTTCTGGCCCTTTGACGGTATGGTTTTAACGAGGGGACTTGTAACCCAATTTTTTTGTTCCAGTTTATAACGAGTGGGGTCCGCATTGAAGTCCCTGACTGTCTGCTAAAGCGCTCAGCCTTTTTTTCTGGCAATTCAGCCTTTTTTTCGGTTTGATTCAGATAAAGGCCCGCAAGTTAAGGCCCCGCGATGCAGAGACTTGCCAGCCGCCCGGGCTCTTGCTGGTTTGCCCCGGATGGGCCTCAGTGCAACGGAAAGGACACAACGGCCAGCATGGACAATGTTTCGTGGTTCCAGATTCCCCGGCCCAGCATGCTGTCTGCGGCGGTGGTTCAATTTCAGGGTGGGGACAAGCCCGGCCCGCCAGAAGCGTCAAAGCCCAAGGCGTTCCTGTTGCAATCGGACCAACTTCGGTTATCCGTTCCTCAGTCAGGCAGACAGCCTCACTTTAATCCCCGCACGACCCGGGTTTTGTTGTCTGTGGATTATGATGGGACCCTCAGCACGGATTTGGTGGGGGCCGAGCGTTTCCAACAGCAGCGTAGTGATTGTTTGCTGCACCTGAACACCGGGCGCTGCGTTGAAGATTTGGC encodes the following:
- a CDS encoding VOC family protein → MFLHTRLKVRDIERAIAFYSRYFNMTCRGRKTSPRGSQLAFMQVPGSPTELELAYLPWDPDFQLPEDIFHLAFQVDNVPDALEQMRAEGVKITEECTTMPNGRSMAFIEDPDGYEIELLSGQPD